A genomic stretch from Physeter macrocephalus isolate SW-GA chromosome 12, ASM283717v5, whole genome shotgun sequence includes:
- the CCT7 gene encoding T-complex protein 1 subunit eta isoform X2 — MMPTPVILLKEGTDSSQGIPQLVSNISACQVIAEAVRTTLGPRGMDKLIVDGRGKATISNDGATILKLLDVVHPAAKTLVDIAKSQDAEVGDGTTSVTLLAAEFLKQVKPYVEEGLHPQIIIRAFHTATQLAVNKIKEIAVTVKKEDKVEQRKLLEKCAMTALSSKLISQQKAFFAKMVVDAVMMLDDLLQLKMIGIKKVQGGALEESQLVAGVAFKKTFSYAGFEMQPKKYHNPMIALLNVELELKAEKDNAEIRVHTVEDYQAIVDAEWNILYDKLERIHHSGAKVVLSKLPIGDVATQYFADRDMFCAGRVLEEDLKRTMMACGGSIQTSVNALSSDVLGRCQVFEETQIGGERYNFFKGCPKAKTCTIILRGGAEQFMEETERSLHDAIMIVRRAIKGGMWYGVDINNEDIADNFEAFVWEPAMVRINALTAASEAACLIVSVDETIKNPRSTVDVPPAAGRGRGRGHLH; from the exons ATGATG CCCACACCAGTTATCCTGTTGAAAGAGGGGACTGATAGCTCCCAAGGCATCCCCCAGCTTGTAAGTAACATCAGTGCCTGCCAGGTGATTGCTGAGGCTGTAAGAACCACCCTGGGCCCCCGTGGTATGGACAAGCTCATTGTGGATGGCCGAG GCAAAGCAACAATTTCTAATGATGGGGCCACAATTCTGAAACTCCTTGATGTTGTCCATCCTGCAGCAAAGACTTTAGTGGACATTGCCAAATCCCAAGATGCTGAG GTCGGTGATGGCACCACCTCAGTGACCCTGCTGGCTGCAGAGTTTCTGAAGCAGGTGAAACCCTATGTGGAGGAAGGTTTGCACCCACAGATCATCATCCGAGCTTTCCACACTGCCACTCAGTTG GCAGTTAACAAGATCAAAGAGATCGCCGTGACTGTGAAGAAGGAAGATAAAGT GGAGCAGAGGAAGCTGCTAGAGAAATGTGCCATGACTGCTCTGAGCTCCAAGCTGATCTCCCAGCAGAAAGCCTTCTTCGCTAAGATGGTGGTGGATGCGGTGATGATGCTCGATGACTTGCTGCAGCTTAAAATGATTGGAATCAAGAAGGTTCAGGGTGGAGCCCTAGAG gagtCCCAGCTTGTAGCTGGTGTTGCATTCAAGAAGACTTTCTCTTACGCTGGGTTTGAAATGCAACCCAAAAAGTACCATAATCCAATGATTGCCCTTTTAAATGTTGAGCTTGAGCTGAAAGCTGAGAAGGATAATGCGGAAATCAGAGTCCACACAGTTGAG GATTATCAGGCAATTGTTGATGCTGAATGGAACATTCTTTATGACAAATTAGAGAGGATTCATCACTCCGGAGCCAAAGTCGTCTTGTCCAAACTCCCCATTGGGGACGTGGCCACCCAGTACTTTGCTGACAGGGACATGTTCTGTGCTGGCCGAGTGCTGGAGGAGGATCTGAAGAGGACAATGATG GCTTGCGGAGGCTCCATCCAGACCAGTGTGAATGCTCTGTCATCAGATGTTCTGGGCCGCTGCCAGGTCTTTGAAGAGACCCAGATTGGAGGCGAGAG GTACAATTTCTTCAAAGGCTGCCCCAAGGCCAAGACTTGTACTATCATCCTCCGTGGTGGCGCTGAGCAGTTTATGGAGGAGACAGAGCGGTCCCTGCACGACGCCATCATGATTGTCAGAAGGGCCATCAAG GGGGGCATGTGGTATGGCGTGGACATCAACAATGAGGACATTGCTGACAACTTTGAGGCCTTCGTGTGGGAGCCAGCTATGGTGCGGATCAACGCCCTGACTGCAGCCTCTGAGGCTGCGTGCCTTATTGTGTCTGTAGATGAAACCATCAAGAACCCTCGCTCAACAGTGGATGTTCCCCCAGCTGCTGGCCGGGGCCGAGGTCGTGGCCACCTCCATTGA
- the CCT7 gene encoding T-complex protein 1 subunit eta isoform X1 → MMPTPVILLKEGTDSSQGIPQLVSNISACQVIAEAVRTTLGPRGMDKLIVDGRGKATISNDGATILKLLDVVHPAAKTLVDIAKSQDAEVGDGTTSVTLLAAEFLKQVKPYVEEGLHPQIIIRAFHTATQLAVNKIKEIAVTVKKEDKVEQRKLLEKCAMTALSSKLISQQKAFFAKMVVDAVMMLDDLLQLKMIGIKKVQGGALEESQLVAGVAFKKTFSYAGFEMQPKKYHNPMIALLNVELELKAEKDNAEIRVHTVEDYQAIVDAEWNILYDKLERIHHSGAKVVLSKLPIGDVATQYFADRDMFCAGRVLEEDLKRTMMACGGSIQTSVNALSSDVLGRCQVFEETQIGGERYNFFKGCPKAKTCTIILRGGAEQFMEETERSLHDAIMIVRRAIKNDSVVAGGGAIEMELSKYLRDYSRTIPGKQQLLIGAYAKALEIIPRQLCDNAGFDATNILNKLRARHAQGGMWYGVDINNEDIADNFEAFVWEPAMVRINALTAASEAACLIVSVDETIKNPRSTVDVPPAAGRGRGRGHLH, encoded by the exons ATGATG CCCACACCAGTTATCCTGTTGAAAGAGGGGACTGATAGCTCCCAAGGCATCCCCCAGCTTGTAAGTAACATCAGTGCCTGCCAGGTGATTGCTGAGGCTGTAAGAACCACCCTGGGCCCCCGTGGTATGGACAAGCTCATTGTGGATGGCCGAG GCAAAGCAACAATTTCTAATGATGGGGCCACAATTCTGAAACTCCTTGATGTTGTCCATCCTGCAGCAAAGACTTTAGTGGACATTGCCAAATCCCAAGATGCTGAG GTCGGTGATGGCACCACCTCAGTGACCCTGCTGGCTGCAGAGTTTCTGAAGCAGGTGAAACCCTATGTGGAGGAAGGTTTGCACCCACAGATCATCATCCGAGCTTTCCACACTGCCACTCAGTTG GCAGTTAACAAGATCAAAGAGATCGCCGTGACTGTGAAGAAGGAAGATAAAGT GGAGCAGAGGAAGCTGCTAGAGAAATGTGCCATGACTGCTCTGAGCTCCAAGCTGATCTCCCAGCAGAAAGCCTTCTTCGCTAAGATGGTGGTGGATGCGGTGATGATGCTCGATGACTTGCTGCAGCTTAAAATGATTGGAATCAAGAAGGTTCAGGGTGGAGCCCTAGAG gagtCCCAGCTTGTAGCTGGTGTTGCATTCAAGAAGACTTTCTCTTACGCTGGGTTTGAAATGCAACCCAAAAAGTACCATAATCCAATGATTGCCCTTTTAAATGTTGAGCTTGAGCTGAAAGCTGAGAAGGATAATGCGGAAATCAGAGTCCACACAGTTGAG GATTATCAGGCAATTGTTGATGCTGAATGGAACATTCTTTATGACAAATTAGAGAGGATTCATCACTCCGGAGCCAAAGTCGTCTTGTCCAAACTCCCCATTGGGGACGTGGCCACCCAGTACTTTGCTGACAGGGACATGTTCTGTGCTGGCCGAGTGCTGGAGGAGGATCTGAAGAGGACAATGATG GCTTGCGGAGGCTCCATCCAGACCAGTGTGAATGCTCTGTCATCAGATGTTCTGGGCCGCTGCCAGGTCTTTGAAGAGACCCAGATTGGAGGCGAGAG GTACAATTTCTTCAAAGGCTGCCCCAAGGCCAAGACTTGTACTATCATCCTCCGTGGTGGCGCTGAGCAGTTTATGGAGGAGACAGAGCGGTCCCTGCACGACGCCATCATGATTGTCAGAAGGGCCATCAAG AATGATTCAGTGGTGGCTGGTGGCGGCGCCATTGAGATGGAGCTCTCCAAGTACCTGCGAGATTACTCAAGGACCATTCCAGGAAAACAGCAGCTATTGATTGGGGCCTATGCCAAGGCATTGGAAATTATCCCACGCCAGCTGTGTGACAACGCTGGCTTTGATGCCACAAACATCCTCAACAAGCTGCGGGCTCGGCACGCCCAG GGGGGCATGTGGTATGGCGTGGACATCAACAATGAGGACATTGCTGACAACTTTGAGGCCTTCGTGTGGGAGCCAGCTATGGTGCGGATCAACGCCCTGACTGCAGCCTCTGAGGCTGCGTGCCTTATTGTGTCTGTAGATGAAACCATCAAGAACCCTCGCTCAACAGTGGATGTTCCCCCAGCTGCTGGCCGGGGCCGAGGTCGTGGCCACCTCCATTGA
- the CCT7 gene encoding T-complex protein 1 subunit eta isoform X3: MWRKVCTHRSSSELSTLPLSWEQRKLLEKCAMTALSSKLISQQKAFFAKMVVDAVMMLDDLLQLKMIGIKKVQGGALEESQLVAGVAFKKTFSYAGFEMQPKKYHNPMIALLNVELELKAEKDNAEIRVHTVEDYQAIVDAEWNILYDKLERIHHSGAKVVLSKLPIGDVATQYFADRDMFCAGRVLEEDLKRTMMACGGSIQTSVNALSSDVLGRCQVFEETQIGGERYNFFKGCPKAKTCTIILRGGAEQFMEETERSLHDAIMIVRRAIKNDSVVAGGGAIEMELSKYLRDYSRTIPGKQQLLIGAYAKALEIIPRQLCDNAGFDATNILNKLRARHAQGGMWYGVDINNEDIADNFEAFVWEPAMVRINALTAASEAACLIVSVDETIKNPRSTVDVPPAAGRGRGRGHLH, encoded by the exons ATGTGGAGGAAGGTTTGCACCCACAGATCATCATCCGAGCTTTCCACACTGCCACTCAGTTG GGAGCAGAGGAAGCTGCTAGAGAAATGTGCCATGACTGCTCTGAGCTCCAAGCTGATCTCCCAGCAGAAAGCCTTCTTCGCTAAGATGGTGGTGGATGCGGTGATGATGCTCGATGACTTGCTGCAGCTTAAAATGATTGGAATCAAGAAGGTTCAGGGTGGAGCCCTAGAG gagtCCCAGCTTGTAGCTGGTGTTGCATTCAAGAAGACTTTCTCTTACGCTGGGTTTGAAATGCAACCCAAAAAGTACCATAATCCAATGATTGCCCTTTTAAATGTTGAGCTTGAGCTGAAAGCTGAGAAGGATAATGCGGAAATCAGAGTCCACACAGTTGAG GATTATCAGGCAATTGTTGATGCTGAATGGAACATTCTTTATGACAAATTAGAGAGGATTCATCACTCCGGAGCCAAAGTCGTCTTGTCCAAACTCCCCATTGGGGACGTGGCCACCCAGTACTTTGCTGACAGGGACATGTTCTGTGCTGGCCGAGTGCTGGAGGAGGATCTGAAGAGGACAATGATG GCTTGCGGAGGCTCCATCCAGACCAGTGTGAATGCTCTGTCATCAGATGTTCTGGGCCGCTGCCAGGTCTTTGAAGAGACCCAGATTGGAGGCGAGAG GTACAATTTCTTCAAAGGCTGCCCCAAGGCCAAGACTTGTACTATCATCCTCCGTGGTGGCGCTGAGCAGTTTATGGAGGAGACAGAGCGGTCCCTGCACGACGCCATCATGATTGTCAGAAGGGCCATCAAG AATGATTCAGTGGTGGCTGGTGGCGGCGCCATTGAGATGGAGCTCTCCAAGTACCTGCGAGATTACTCAAGGACCATTCCAGGAAAACAGCAGCTATTGATTGGGGCCTATGCCAAGGCATTGGAAATTATCCCACGCCAGCTGTGTGACAACGCTGGCTTTGATGCCACAAACATCCTCAACAAGCTGCGGGCTCGGCACGCCCAG GGGGGCATGTGGTATGGCGTGGACATCAACAATGAGGACATTGCTGACAACTTTGAGGCCTTCGTGTGGGAGCCAGCTATGGTGCGGATCAACGCCCTGACTGCAGCCTCTGAGGCTGCGTGCCTTATTGTGTCTGTAGATGAAACCATCAAGAACCCTCGCTCAACAGTGGATGTTCCCCCAGCTGCTGGCCGGGGCCGAGGTCGTGGCCACCTCCATTGA